In the genome of Caldalkalibacillus salinus, one region contains:
- a CDS encoding NCS2 family permease yields MLDKIFRLEERGTSLKTETVAGMTTFLTMVYIVIVNPAILSQAGVPFEQVFMATIISAAVGTLYMALFANYPIAIAPGMGLNAYFASVVGTYGLTYQTVFAAVFCAGVLFILLSLTSFREHLIKAIPGALKYGITSGIGLFIAFIGLRTAGLIQPDEATVVAPGDIHDPGTMLAIIGLIITLILMTLKVKAALFIGMLVTALIGYVQGLLTFNGLFSMPSAPVFFDLDFAGVWQHGLYAVIFAFLLVTLFDTTGTMIGVAEQAGLLKDTGEFPKAKHALMADAVGTTVGAGLGTSPTSAYIESSSGVAVGGRTGLTAVTTAGLLLLAMFLSPMIEAIAALPAITAPVLIIVGSFMMESVSKISWDQFDEAFPAFTIMIAMPLTSSIATGIALGFIIYPILKITSGKWRQVHPLVYAFGVIFALQMIFFPVH; encoded by the coding sequence ATGCTAGACAAGATCTTTCGTTTAGAAGAAAGAGGAACAAGTCTCAAAACTGAAACAGTCGCAGGTATGACAACATTCTTAACCATGGTGTACATTGTGATTGTCAACCCAGCCATCTTATCCCAAGCGGGCGTACCCTTTGAACAAGTCTTTATGGCCACCATTATCTCTGCTGCGGTGGGGACACTTTATATGGCCTTATTCGCTAATTATCCTATTGCCATCGCACCAGGTATGGGGTTGAATGCCTATTTTGCTAGTGTGGTTGGTACTTATGGGCTAACATATCAGACGGTTTTCGCAGCTGTCTTCTGCGCCGGCGTACTCTTCATTTTGCTCAGTCTAACATCATTTAGAGAACATCTCATTAAAGCCATACCGGGCGCACTGAAGTATGGTATTACATCAGGTATCGGATTATTTATCGCCTTTATAGGATTACGGACAGCGGGCCTCATTCAACCAGATGAGGCGACGGTTGTGGCTCCAGGAGATATACATGACCCTGGTACGATGTTAGCCATCATTGGCCTTATAATCACATTGATACTCATGACGCTCAAAGTAAAGGCGGCCCTTTTCATTGGGATGCTCGTCACTGCCCTTATTGGTTATGTCCAGGGATTATTGACATTCAATGGCCTCTTTTCAATGCCTTCTGCTCCAGTTTTCTTTGATCTAGACTTTGCTGGGGTCTGGCAACATGGGTTATACGCGGTCATCTTTGCCTTCTTACTTGTGACTTTATTTGATACTACTGGGACGATGATAGGGGTGGCGGAGCAGGCAGGTTTACTTAAGGATACGGGCGAATTTCCGAAAGCGAAGCATGCACTCATGGCTGATGCGGTAGGGACCACCGTAGGTGCTGGTTTAGGAACGAGCCCCACCTCAGCGTATATTGAGTCTTCATCAGGGGTCGCAGTAGGAGGACGCACGGGATTGACCGCAGTGACAACGGCAGGTTTGCTGTTGTTGGCTATGTTTTTATCACCGATGATTGAAGCGATTGCCGCTTTACCCGCTATTACAGCACCCGTGCTTATTATTGTTGGTAGCTTTATGATGGAAAGTGTTTCGAAAATTTCATGGGATCAATTTGATGAAGCCTTTCCTGCCTTTACGATTATGATTGCGATGCCATTGACCTCTAGTATCGCAACAGGGATTGCCCTAGGATTTATCATTTATCCCATTCTCAAAATCACGAGCGGCAAATGGAGACAGGTGCATCCACTCGTGTACGCCTTTGGTGTTATCTTTGCCTTACAAATGATCTTTTTCCCAGTTCATTAA
- the ispG gene encoding flavodoxin-dependent (E)-4-hydroxy-3-methylbut-2-enyl-diphosphate synthase: protein MSWTKKERKPMYHRTQTRPVRVGNLTIGGNDQVVIQSMTTTKTHDVEATVAEIHRLEEAGCQIVRVACPDMRAAEAIPEIKKHINLPLVADIHFDYKLALKAIEGGIDKIRINPGNIGRKEKVEAVVKAAKEKGIPIRIGVNAGSLEKRILDKYGYPTADGMVESALYHISILEELDFHDIIVSLKASDVNLAIEAYRKAAEAFNYPLHLGITESGTLFAGTVKSSAGLGAILSMGIGSTLRVSLSADPVEEVKVGRELLKSFGLASNAATLISCPTCGRIEIDLISIANDVEEYISKIKAPIKVAVLGCAVNGPGEAREADIGIAGARGEGLLFRHGEIIRKVPEETMVEELKKEVDKLAAEHEAKMQTENS from the coding sequence ATGTCGTGGACAAAAAAGGAGCGGAAGCCTATGTACCATCGAACCCAAACTAGACCAGTCCGAGTTGGGAATCTGACTATCGGTGGAAACGATCAAGTCGTGATTCAAAGCATGACAACAACCAAAACACACGATGTAGAAGCCACAGTGGCTGAAATCCATCGTTTAGAGGAAGCAGGCTGTCAGATTGTCCGTGTGGCCTGTCCTGACATGCGAGCTGCTGAAGCCATTCCAGAAATAAAGAAGCACATTAACCTGCCTTTAGTTGCTGATATTCATTTTGATTACAAGCTCGCCTTGAAGGCAATTGAAGGCGGTATTGATAAAATTAGAATTAATCCAGGTAACATTGGAAGGAAAGAAAAAGTAGAAGCTGTCGTTAAGGCAGCAAAGGAAAAAGGTATCCCGATTCGAATCGGTGTTAACGCAGGATCATTAGAAAAACGTATACTTGACAAATACGGTTACCCAACGGCAGACGGCATGGTTGAAAGTGCACTATACCATATTAGCATCCTTGAAGAACTAGACTTTCATGATATTATCGTTTCGCTGAAAGCGTCGGACGTTAACCTTGCGATAGAAGCGTACCGCAAAGCGGCTGAAGCGTTTAACTATCCCCTTCACCTCGGCATTACTGAATCGGGTACTTTATTTGCCGGTACGGTCAAAAGCTCTGCAGGGCTCGGTGCGATCTTGTCTATGGGCATCGGTTCAACGCTCCGTGTTTCGTTGAGTGCGGACCCCGTTGAAGAGGTCAAAGTGGGCAGAGAATTATTAAAATCTTTCGGGCTCGCTTCTAACGCAGCGACTTTAATCTCTTGTCCAACGTGTGGAAGAATCGAAATTGATTTAATTTCTATCGCCAACGATGTTGAGGAGTATATTTCTAAAATTAAAGCCCCAATCAAAGTGGCCGTTCTGGGCTGTGCTGTTAATGGTCCCGGTGAGGCAAGAGAGGCGGATATTGGAATTGCAGGTGCACGGGGAGAAGGACTTTTATTCCGTCATGGAGAAATTATTAGAAAGGTTCCTGAAGAAACCATGGTTGAGGAACTGAAAAAAGAAGTCGACAAATTAGCAGCAGAACATGAAGCTAAAATGCAGACAGAAAACTCGTAG
- a CDS encoding EcsC family protein, which yields METYDRVVQMQLMKFERELYDTTEWQQMSKSLQEKLDGLVPRKIHRAFAQALEKAVKSFLQGLNLLPSRAISAPLISDERDLRERTEKARPIIQKYQRLASIEGAGTGFGGIISSGIDFPALISIKLRLLQELMTLFGYRLENFEERLYTLNIFLLPFSGIEVKREVWQRLKTWENQVEFNEWDSWDTFDWEGFYLEYKQSIEFRKLLQMIPGLGAIVGAWANYTLVEELGTTALKCLQLRHLQQTYQHPIL from the coding sequence ATGGAAACGTATGATCGAGTCGTACAAATGCAGTTGATGAAGTTTGAACGAGAATTATATGACACAACGGAATGGCAACAAATGTCCAAATCTTTGCAGGAAAAGCTAGATGGTCTTGTTCCTAGAAAAATACACAGAGCCTTCGCTCAAGCGCTTGAGAAAGCTGTTAAAAGTTTTTTGCAGGGCCTTAATCTTTTACCATCCCGTGCCATATCAGCCCCGCTTATTTCAGATGAAAGAGACCTTCGGGAGCGAACAGAAAAGGCTCGTCCGATTATACAGAAATATCAGCGTTTAGCCTCAATCGAAGGGGCCGGGACGGGTTTTGGCGGAATCATATCTTCCGGTATTGATTTCCCAGCGTTAATATCGATAAAGCTAAGACTATTACAGGAATTAATGACCCTATTTGGTTACCGCTTAGAGAATTTTGAAGAACGACTGTACACGTTGAACATTTTTTTACTACCTTTCTCAGGGATTGAGGTCAAGAGAGAGGTCTGGCAAAGGTTAAAAACATGGGAAAATCAGGTCGAATTTAATGAATGGGATTCATGGGATACCTTTGATTGGGAAGGGTTTTATCTAGAGTATAAGCAGAGTATTGAGTTTAGGAAGCTATTACAAATGATCCCTGGGCTAGGCGCGATCGTCGGTGCATGGGCAAATTACACGCTCGTAGAAGAACTTGGTACAACCGCCTTAAAGTGTTTACAATTACGCCATTTACAACAAACGTATCAACATCCTATTTTATAA
- the nth gene encoding endonuclease III: MNKKTVRHILDTLEDMYPDADCELNHDNAFELLISVVLSAQSTDKKVNEVTKSLFQKYKTPQDYLFVPLEELENDIRYIGLYRSKAKNIQKLCRSLLDKHDGEVPPSHEALTELAGVGRKTANVVVSNAFDIPAIAVDTHVERVSKRLGICRWKDSVLEVEKTLMKKVPREEWTQTHHRLIFFGRYHCKAQKPQCPECPLLDICREGQKRMKREGGF; this comes from the coding sequence ATGAATAAGAAAACGGTACGTCACATACTAGACACACTAGAGGATATGTATCCCGATGCGGATTGTGAACTAAATCATGATAACGCTTTTGAATTACTCATCAGTGTGGTCCTTTCTGCACAATCGACAGATAAAAAAGTAAACGAAGTGACCAAAAGTTTATTCCAAAAGTACAAAACGCCACAGGACTATCTTTTCGTCCCTTTAGAGGAACTTGAAAACGATATTCGCTATATTGGATTGTATAGGAGTAAGGCCAAGAACATTCAAAAGCTGTGTCGTTCCTTATTAGACAAGCATGACGGGGAAGTGCCTCCCTCCCATGAAGCGTTGACCGAGCTTGCTGGTGTGGGGCGTAAAACGGCCAATGTGGTTGTGTCTAATGCTTTTGATATACCGGCCATTGCTGTAGACACTCACGTGGAAAGAGTCTCTAAAAGGCTAGGGATTTGTCGTTGGAAAGACTCTGTCCTTGAAGTAGAAAAAACTTTAATGAAGAAAGTGCCACGTGAAGAATGGACACAAACCCACCATCGTTTAATCTTTTTCGGGCGATACCATTGTAAAGCTCAAAAACCTCAGTGCCCTGAATGTCCACTCCTGGACATTTGTCGGGAAGGTCAGAAACGAATGAAAAGGGAAGGCGGTTTTTAA
- a CDS encoding DnaD domain-containing protein: MSIQQWAAWMSKGSASIPYVLLQHYKKLSITDAELLLLIHIHAFRTEGVPFPSLDQLEERMTCTTEQLTSMLNRLRKDKIINIESSVDEQGYLIESYSLQPLWERLINVLTDTPDSVMEDEVASTSETMHWPVDHEALEDQKKLEGEIFHRFEQEFGRPLSPIECETIGLWLDDDKHEPQIIFLALREAVIANKLSFRYIDRILMEWRKKGVKTPEQVKEHSRKFRQQQELTPRMNESTPEEAFTFYNWLEK; this comes from the coding sequence ATGTCAATACAACAATGGGCTGCGTGGATGAGTAAGGGAAGTGCCTCGATTCCTTATGTCCTTTTACAACACTACAAGAAACTATCTATTACAGATGCTGAGCTCTTGCTGCTTATTCATATTCACGCTTTCCGAACTGAGGGGGTTCCTTTCCCAAGCTTGGACCAGTTAGAGGAAAGAATGACGTGTACCACGGAGCAATTGACAAGCATGCTGAACAGATTACGTAAGGATAAGATCATTAATATCGAATCAAGCGTGGACGAGCAAGGATACTTAATCGAGAGTTATTCATTACAACCATTGTGGGAAAGGCTCATTAATGTCCTGACAGATACACCCGATAGTGTGATGGAGGACGAAGTGGCATCAACGTCAGAGACCATGCATTGGCCGGTGGATCACGAGGCGCTTGAAGATCAAAAGAAGCTAGAGGGAGAGATTTTTCATCGATTTGAGCAGGAATTTGGACGTCCACTTTCACCGATAGAATGTGAGACGATTGGGTTATGGCTTGATGATGATAAGCATGAACCTCAAATCATTTTTTTAGCTCTACGAGAAGCGGTGATTGCGAATAAGCTTTCTTTTCGTTACATTGATCGCATCCTTATGGAATGGCGGAAAAAAGGGGTTAAGACCCCAGAACAAGTAAAAGAGCATAGTCGGAAGTTTCGTCAACAACAAGAATTGACACCACGTATGAACGAATCAACACCAGAAGAAGCGTTTACTTTCTATAATTGGCTTGAAAAATAA
- the asnS gene encoding asparagine--tRNA ligase, protein MKVTISEVGKHVGEKVTIGVWLTNKRSSGKIQFLQLRDGTGFIQGVMLKKEVEENVWDVAKELTQESSLYVTGTVQADDRAPSGYELTVEDVSVIHTAEDYPITPKEHGTEFLMDHRHLWIRSKRQHAILRIRSEIINAMYEFFHQNGFVKVDPPILTPTSAEGTTNLFHTKYFDEDAYLSQSGQLYMEAAAMALGKVFSFGPTFRAEKSKTRRHLIEFWMIEPEMAFVDHEENLEIQENFVTYVTQAVLNNCRQELEVLERDLTKLENVQAPFPRITYDDAIELLQEKGHEIKWGEDFGAPDETAIAEHFDKPVFITHYPTEIKAFYMKPDPEREDVVLCADLIAPEGYGEIIGGSQRIDDPALLEERFKEHELSEEAYQWYLDLRKYGSVPHSGFGLGLERTVAWMTGTEHVRETIPFPRLLNRLYP, encoded by the coding sequence TTGAAGGTAACGATTTCTGAAGTAGGCAAACACGTTGGAGAAAAAGTCACGATTGGGGTCTGGTTAACGAATAAACGTTCTAGCGGTAAAATACAATTTCTACAATTACGTGACGGGACAGGCTTTATTCAAGGCGTCATGTTAAAAAAAGAAGTGGAGGAGAACGTTTGGGATGTAGCCAAAGAACTCACACAGGAGAGTTCCTTATACGTCACAGGAACGGTACAGGCAGACGACCGTGCACCGAGTGGTTATGAGCTAACGGTAGAGGACGTCTCTGTGATACATACGGCTGAGGATTATCCGATCACCCCAAAGGAACACGGGACAGAATTTTTGATGGACCATCGTCATCTGTGGATACGGTCTAAGAGGCAGCATGCCATTTTGCGTATTAGATCAGAAATTATCAATGCGATGTATGAGTTCTTCCATCAAAATGGATTTGTCAAAGTGGACCCACCGATTCTCACGCCAACATCGGCAGAGGGCACGACGAACTTATTCCATACCAAATACTTTGATGAAGACGCGTATCTTTCTCAAAGTGGTCAATTGTATATGGAAGCGGCAGCTATGGCACTCGGTAAAGTGTTCTCTTTTGGTCCCACATTCCGTGCGGAGAAGTCAAAGACGAGACGTCATCTTATCGAATTTTGGATGATTGAGCCTGAGATGGCCTTTGTCGATCATGAGGAGAACTTAGAGATACAGGAAAACTTCGTCACTTATGTCACCCAAGCCGTTTTAAATAATTGTCGCCAAGAGTTAGAAGTGCTTGAACGTGACCTCACAAAATTAGAAAATGTGCAGGCACCATTCCCCCGTATCACTTATGATGATGCCATTGAACTTTTACAGGAAAAGGGACATGAGATTAAGTGGGGAGAAGATTTTGGTGCCCCAGATGAAACAGCGATCGCGGAACACTTTGACAAGCCTGTGTTCATCACTCATTACCCGACTGAGATCAAGGCGTTCTATATGAAGCCTGATCCTGAACGTGAAGATGTTGTACTATGTGCGGACCTCATTGCGCCAGAAGGGTACGGCGAAATCATCGGCGGAAGTCAGCGTATAGATGATCCAGCCCTGTTAGAAGAACGTTTCAAGGAGCATGAGTTGTCAGAAGAGGCCTATCAGTGGTATTTAGACTTAAGAAAGTATGGGTCTGTACCTCATTCTGGCTTTGGTTTAGGTTTAGAACGGACAGTGGCATGGATGACAGGAACAGAGCACGTTCGAGAGACGATTCCGTTCCCTCGTCTGTTAAACCGCCTATACCCATAA
- a CDS encoding AAA family ATPase, which translates to MAKEWLAGAVPVVFIFLVFMGYNVGPFLFLAVIIGIVYFLIQRQQMMAGGGNKKKVSHAVATPKVSFEDIGGQERPKTELMETIDFLKKDDEASRYGIRPLKGILLTGPPGTGKTLMAKAAANYAEAAFVAASGSEFVEMYVGVGASRIRDLFKEVKQMAEEKNLDRGIIFIDEIDAIGGKREGKQQKEYDQTLNQLLTEMDGMSTSEHPRILIMAATNRKDMLDSALLRPGRFDRHITVDLPDKTAREHILSIHFTEKPLEEGITLADIALETFGFSGAQLESVANEAAIYAFRDRGNEITREHISKAIEKVMMGEQTDKESTAEEKKRVAYHELGHAIVSEVLRPHSVSQVVLVPRGGALGYVRQSPPKEQFLYTKTYMEEQIMICLAGAVTEEIYYGERSTGSKNDFDQAMNYVHHMIDAGLSSLGIVSMQHLKKEWVHEEANRILDTLLEQTKELLQSYDLVFQECYGLLLEEERMNGDRFRQLLTKYRAHVS; encoded by the coding sequence ATGGCAAAAGAATGGCTAGCAGGTGCAGTACCTGTCGTTTTTATATTTTTAGTGTTCATGGGTTACAACGTTGGTCCATTTTTATTTTTAGCCGTTATCATAGGTATCGTGTACTTCTTGATCCAGCGTCAGCAAATGATGGCTGGTGGAGGCAATAAGAAAAAGGTGTCACACGCCGTGGCTACTCCCAAAGTATCGTTTGAAGATATCGGAGGTCAAGAGAGACCGAAGACGGAGTTGATGGAAACGATTGATTTTCTTAAGAAGGATGATGAAGCAAGTCGTTACGGGATTCGACCACTAAAAGGTATTCTTTTAACAGGTCCGCCGGGGACGGGGAAAACACTAATGGCAAAAGCAGCGGCCAATTATGCTGAAGCTGCGTTCGTAGCCGCATCGGGTAGTGAATTTGTTGAAATGTATGTCGGTGTCGGCGCCAGTCGGATTAGAGATTTATTTAAGGAAGTCAAACAGATGGCAGAAGAGAAAAATCTAGATCGAGGGATTATTTTCATTGATGAGATCGATGCCATCGGTGGAAAGCGGGAAGGGAAACAGCAAAAGGAGTATGACCAAACTCTTAATCAGCTGCTAACCGAGATGGACGGCATGAGTACGTCTGAGCACCCGAGGATACTCATTATGGCCGCAACCAACCGTAAAGATATGCTCGATTCTGCCCTGCTTCGACCGGGCCGTTTTGACCGACACATTACTGTAGATCTTCCGGATAAAACAGCCAGGGAGCATATCCTCTCCATCCACTTTACCGAAAAACCGTTAGAAGAGGGCATTACACTAGCGGATATCGCCTTAGAGACCTTCGGTTTTTCTGGCGCACAGCTAGAGAGTGTAGCTAATGAGGCCGCAATATACGCCTTCAGAGATAGAGGCAATGAGATTACACGAGAGCATATCTCTAAAGCGATTGAAAAAGTGATGATGGGTGAACAGACGGACAAAGAGTCTACGGCAGAAGAAAAGAAACGAGTGGCTTACCATGAGCTAGGGCACGCCATTGTTTCTGAAGTCCTACGCCCACATTCAGTATCGCAAGTGGTGCTTGTGCCTCGTGGCGGCGCCTTAGGTTATGTGCGCCAATCTCCGCCCAAAGAACAGTTCCTCTATACTAAAACGTATATGGAAGAGCAGATTATGATCTGTCTGGCTGGTGCTGTGACAGAGGAGATATACTACGGAGAGCGGAGTACAGGGTCTAAAAACGATTTTGACCAGGCTATGAATTATGTTCATCATATGATTGATGCAGGCCTTTCATCGTTAGGGATCGTATCGATGCAGCACCTCAAGAAAGAATGGGTGCATGAAGAAGCGAACCGTATCTTAGACACTTTATTAGAACAGACGAAGGAATTACTGCAATCATATGACCTCGTTTTCCAAGAGTGTTACGGTCTTCTGCTCGAAGAGGAGCGAATGAATGGGGACCGCTTCCGTCAATTACTCACGAAATATCGCGCACACGTATCCTAA
- a CDS encoding amidohydrolase yields the protein MKTLFKNGVIITANETHDWYENGYMVIEDQNIIDIGEKTPLSEDHYDDVIDLQGNWVMPGWVNTHGHAAMSILRGYADDLPLQEWLEQKMWPLEGQFTSETVRWGTGLAIVEMLKSGTTCFVDMYDHMDTVAEMVESAGIRGVLTRGMIGLGSEQERTAKLEEASSFAKRWHHQANGRITTMMSPHAPYTCPPDFISRIVDKATELDLPIHIHMSETEKEVEQNVQDYGKRPVAHLEDIGVFERPTLVAHAVHLEKEEIETLSRYDVKISHNPASNLKLGSGVARAQTLLDKGLKLSMGTDSAASNNNLDMFQEARLAALIHKGVQRDPTAIPAHTALQMGTKWGAEAVFNDSIGSLESGMEADFIVINAQQAHLQPAHEPVSHIVYAAGGHDVKDVYVQGNRVVKDGQCVYLDEEKIISEANRVFALLEKK from the coding sequence ATGAAAACATTATTTAAAAATGGTGTGATCATCACCGCGAATGAGACTCATGACTGGTATGAGAACGGCTATATGGTTATCGAGGACCAGAACATTATCGACATTGGTGAAAAGACACCGCTGAGTGAAGACCACTATGATGACGTCATCGACCTACAAGGCAATTGGGTCATGCCAGGGTGGGTTAATACACATGGGCATGCTGCCATGTCAATCCTTAGAGGCTACGCGGATGACCTCCCCCTACAAGAATGGTTAGAACAGAAAATGTGGCCATTAGAAGGGCAATTCACGTCTGAAACGGTTCGCTGGGGGACGGGACTCGCCATCGTCGAGATGCTAAAGTCTGGCACGACCTGTTTTGTCGATATGTATGACCATATGGATACAGTAGCAGAGATGGTAGAAAGTGCAGGCATACGCGGTGTACTCACAAGAGGTATGATCGGACTAGGATCTGAGCAAGAGCGCACCGCTAAACTTGAGGAAGCATCATCTTTCGCTAAACGCTGGCATCACCAGGCAAACGGACGCATCACAACCATGATGTCACCTCATGCGCCTTACACCTGCCCGCCAGACTTCATTAGCCGTATAGTTGACAAGGCCACTGAATTAGACCTGCCTATTCATATCCATATGTCAGAAACGGAAAAAGAAGTGGAACAAAACGTCCAAGACTACGGTAAAAGACCGGTGGCTCATTTAGAAGATATTGGTGTCTTTGAACGCCCCACACTGGTGGCTCATGCCGTTCATCTTGAGAAAGAGGAAATCGAGACGCTCAGTCGTTATGACGTAAAAATATCCCATAATCCTGCCAGCAATCTCAAATTAGGCTCAGGTGTCGCGCGGGCACAGACTTTATTGGATAAAGGACTTAAATTGTCCATGGGTACGGACAGTGCAGCGTCTAATAATAATTTAGACATGTTCCAAGAGGCGCGCCTAGCTGCCCTCATTCACAAGGGTGTTCAACGTGATCCTACGGCCATTCCCGCTCATACGGCGTTACAGATGGGCACAAAATGGGGAGCTGAAGCCGTTTTTAATGACAGCATAGGGTCTTTAGAGTCAGGAATGGAAGCTGACTTTATCGTGATTAACGCTCAACAGGCTCATTTACAACCTGCTCATGAACCTGTCTCGCATATTGTCTACGCGGCCGGTGGGCATGATGTGAAGGACGTTTATGTTCAGGGGAATCGTGTGGTCAAGGATGGTCAATGTGTGTATCTTGATGAAGAAAAAATCATAAGTGAAGCTAACCGTGTCTTTGCCCTCTTAGAGAAAAAATAA
- a CDS encoding ComEC/Rec2 family competence protein yields MSICLVLFIGAFTAGQIDHVRDNPYIPNNVQKIPKDGTQVHFIQLTNGEATLVQLEDKRTILIDTGSASSKRQLFKYIEKQDIFTVDELIITNDSDEHAGNLKEVIERYQIDHVYYPYALESFTNTFDWAEHTEHHPLTRDDKVTWNEHTSMHVLHPSEQLSGAPQDNSLVFQLEVGTTHLLFTSDVSEAVELELVEQFDLHSQILKVSDFGSNQSSHADFIAEVDPHIAVIFHRPKFYLHQDVVERLEESWMDVYPLKKHGHLLVVTYRDDYKVYILEDE; encoded by the coding sequence ATGTCTATATGCTTAGTGCTATTCATTGGGGCTTTTACAGCGGGACAAATCGATCACGTACGTGACAACCCATATATTCCCAACAATGTGCAAAAAATCCCGAAGGACGGGACGCAGGTCCACTTTATTCAGCTTACCAATGGTGAAGCAACCTTAGTACAGCTCGAAGATAAACGAACAATACTGATTGATACAGGCAGTGCGTCCTCTAAGCGCCAACTGTTTAAGTATATAGAAAAACAGGATATATTCACTGTAGATGAACTCATTATCACCAATGATTCAGACGAACACGCTGGGAATTTAAAAGAGGTGATAGAGCGGTATCAGATTGATCACGTCTATTATCCCTACGCACTCGAGTCTTTTACCAATACGTTTGACTGGGCTGAGCATACTGAGCATCATCCGTTAACTCGAGATGATAAAGTAACCTGGAATGAACATACAAGCATGCACGTCTTGCATCCTAGTGAACAATTGTCCGGGGCCCCTCAGGACAACTCCTTGGTTTTTCAACTCGAAGTAGGGACAACGCATCTATTATTTACCAGCGACGTATCTGAGGCGGTGGAACTGGAGCTGGTCGAACAATTTGACCTGCACTCACAAATATTGAAGGTAAGTGATTTTGGCAGTAATCAATCGTCACACGCCGATTTTATAGCGGAGGTTGATCCTCATATTGCCGTTATTTTTCATCGGCCAAAGTTCTACCTGCATCAAGACGTTGTTGAGCGTCTTGAAGAATCATGGATGGACGTCTATCCCTTAAAAAAACACGGACATTTACTAGTCGTGACTTACCGAGATGATTACAAAGTATATATCCTTGAGGATGAGTAA